One genomic segment of Canis aureus isolate CA01 chromosome 37, VMU_Caureus_v.1.0, whole genome shotgun sequence includes these proteins:
- the LOC144306722 gene encoding uncharacterized protein LOC144306722 isoform X1: MRHDSLRQAAGEHACARTRSAAGRSNVSRRAWSAGPVGRTARRAVSDPRRERSSGPTPQPPFLTGSFLSGLHKNNKRSRYPGCVWLTVTAMSSHKTFRIKRFLAKKQKQNRPIPQWIRMKTGNKIRYNSKRRHWRRTKLGL, from the exons ATGCGCCACGACTCGCTCCGCCAGGCGGCCGGGGAACACGCATGCGCCAGGACCCGCTCCGCCGCCGGCCGGAGTAACGTGTCCCGTCGGGCCTGGTCGGCGGGGCCGGTCGGCCGCACTGCCCGCCGCGCTGTCTCTGACCCTCGGCGGGAGCGGAGCTCGGGTCCCACG CCACAGCCTCCCTTTCTAACTGGTTCCTTCCTCTCTGGCcttcataaaaataacaaaaggagcCGCTATCCTGGTTGCGTGTGGTTGACTGTTACCGCCATGTCTTCTCACAAGACTTTCAGAATCAAGCGATTCctggccaagaaacaaaagcagaatcgtCCCATTCCCCAGTGGATTCGgatgaaaactggtaataaaatcagGTACAACTCCAAGAGGAGGCACTGGAGAAGAACCAAGCTGGGTCTATGA
- the LOC144306722 gene encoding large ribosomal subunit protein eL39 isoform X2, with translation MSSHKTFRIKRFLAKKQKQNRPIPQWIRMKTGNKIRYNSKRRHWRRTKLGL, from the coding sequence ATGTCTTCTCACAAGACTTTCAGAATCAAGCGATTCctggccaagaaacaaaagcagaatcgtCCCATTCCCCAGTGGATTCGgatgaaaactggtaataaaatcagGTACAACTCCAAGAGGAGGCACTGGAGAAGAACCAAGCTGGGTCTATGA